In Paenibacillus sp. FSL M7-0420, a single genomic region encodes these proteins:
- a CDS encoding glycosyltransferase family 2 protein: MSVQVRYSIIIPMFNEEAVIQETYRRIKKVMGITGEPYELIFVNDGSTDNCAQMIEEYSYWDESVKLIDLSRNFGHQVAITAGMDYALGDAVVIIDADLQDPPELIPEMIAEWKQGYQVVYAKRIKRNGESLFKKWSASLFYRVLRYSTDISIPVDTGDFRLMDRRVCDELKRLPEKNRFVRGLVSWVGFRQKAIEYEREERLAGETKYPFRRMLKLSLDGITSFSYKPLKLAGVLGALLSVSGFLYLMYVLYLALFTDAAVKGWASMIGITLTFNGFVLLMLGILGEYVGRIYDESKGRPLYIVQEFYSGRPQQNAQEQRVASLNK, from the coding sequence ATGAGTGTTCAAGTGCGCTATTCCATTATCATACCGATGTTCAATGAAGAGGCTGTTATTCAGGAGACCTACCGGCGCATCAAAAAAGTAATGGGCATAACAGGCGAGCCCTACGAGCTGATCTTCGTCAATGACGGCAGCACGGACAACTGCGCGCAGATGATCGAGGAATACAGCTATTGGGATGAAAGTGTGAAGCTGATCGATCTGTCCCGCAATTTCGGGCATCAGGTCGCTATTACCGCAGGTATGGATTATGCGCTGGGTGATGCGGTCGTGATCATTGACGCGGATCTCCAGGACCCGCCCGAGCTGATTCCCGAGATGATTGCGGAGTGGAAGCAAGGCTACCAGGTCGTGTATGCCAAGCGGATCAAGCGAAACGGAGAGTCCCTGTTCAAAAAATGGTCGGCCAGCTTATTTTACCGGGTGCTGCGTTATTCGACCGATATCTCCATTCCGGTGGATACCGGCGATTTCCGCCTGATGGACCGCAGAGTCTGCGATGAGCTGAAGCGTCTGCCGGAGAAGAACCGCTTCGTGCGCGGTCTGGTCAGCTGGGTCGGATTCCGCCAGAAGGCGATAGAATACGAGCGGGAGGAGCGGCTGGCCGGAGAGACCAAATATCCGTTCAGACGGATGCTGAAGCTGTCGCTGGACGGCATTACCTCCTTCTCTTATAAGCCGCTGAAGCTGGCGGGTGTTCTTGGAGCACTGCTGTCCGTATCCGGGTTTCTGTACCTGATGTATGTACTGTATCTGGCGCTCTTTACGGATGCGGCCGTGAAGGGCTGGGCGTCGATGATCGGGATCACCTTGACCTTCAACGGGTTCGTGCTGCTCATGCTGGGTATTCTGGGTGAGTATGTCGGACGGATCTATGATGAGTCCAAGGGGCGCCCCCTCTACATCGTTCAGGAATTCTACAGCGGCAGGCCGCAGCAGAACGCGCAGGAGCAGAGAGTCGCCAGTCTCAACAAATAA
- a CDS encoding FAD-dependent oxidoreductase: MYEIAIIGAGPAGASAALFAAKAGKKTLLIDNDKGMTRRGWYENYYGISEIGGPDLVETGHKQAVKFGAELVAGQATSLEASGEGFVIGMESGATYEAKHVVLATGVLTDLAAAAGVTTEEGTEPRIKTVIAATPEGRTNIDGIWAAGTVAGMSVHAIITAGDGAKVAVNIISELNGARYVDHDLLKA, from the coding sequence ATGTACGAAATCGCCATTATCGGCGCCGGTCCTGCCGGTGCAAGCGCCGCCCTGTTCGCTGCCAAGGCCGGCAAAAAAACACTGCTGATTGACAACGACAAAGGTATGACCCGCAGAGGCTGGTATGAGAATTATTACGGAATTAGCGAGATTGGCGGACCTGATCTTGTAGAAACCGGACATAAGCAGGCCGTGAAGTTCGGGGCCGAGCTGGTTGCCGGACAGGCGACCTCACTGGAAGCCAGCGGTGAGGGCTTCGTCATCGGGATGGAGAGCGGAGCTACTTATGAAGCTAAGCATGTCGTGCTGGCGACAGGTGTTCTGACAGATCTGGCTGCCGCAGCCGGGGTAACCACCGAGGAGGGTACGGAGCCAAGAATCAAGACGGTGATCGCCGCCACACCGGAAGGCAGAACCAACATCGACGGAATCTGGGCCGCCGGAACCGTTGCCGGAATGAGTGTCCACGCGATTATCACTGCCGGGGACGGCGCCAAGGTGGCCGTTAACATCATCAGTGAGCTGAACGGTGCACGGTATGTCGATCACGATTTGCTGAAGGCTTAG
- a CDS encoding sensor histidine kinase, with product MTARTRRFTGRFHAPRSLRKQLLVTSLLILSGLLILIGTLQYVLMRNFIYSNRAEAMETQIRSVPFEIFNNAGNRRPGGDHRPLLLDAHTTLAIYNQDGGFMDLKEETLSASPAPRMSNEAYDQLLKLPTFKPNGDYRLITAGDGSEHLAVFMNLGRPGAARMLLQMTVETGPLRDVILQQLLIFGALSVAALLAGLLLYLPTLRKTLVPLSNMGHSAQIIDAGNLNVRFPKEQGQLEIDQLSQSFNGMLERLEISFKNEREAKEQMRRFAADASHELRTPLTSIYGFLEVLLRGAADNREQLYSALSSMHGEAKRINKLVEDLLLLARMDGAPRLRVKQVLLDELIDDMQAQLRVLAGERQVVFDLACGIRCLVDPDQIRQVLLNLFHNAVQHTDSVKGIIHISLHAGGELAELTVKDNGSGISAEHLPHVFDRFYRSDSSRTRKYGGSGLGLSITRSIAEAHQGEVTVSSTPGEGAAFKVSLPCLRD from the coding sequence ATGACTGCCCGGACCCGTAGATTCACGGGCAGATTTCATGCTCCGCGTTCCCTGCGCAAGCAGTTGCTCGTCACCTCGCTGCTCATTCTCTCAGGATTGCTTATACTGATCGGCACACTCCAGTATGTACTCATGCGAAATTTCATATACAGCAACCGGGCGGAGGCGATGGAGACCCAGATACGCTCTGTGCCATTTGAAATCTTCAATAATGCAGGTAACAGACGGCCCGGGGGAGACCATCGTCCCCTGCTGCTGGACGCCCATACTACCCTCGCTATCTACAATCAGGATGGCGGCTTCATGGATTTGAAGGAAGAGACGCTGTCCGCTTCGCCTGCTCCGAGAATGAGCAATGAGGCCTATGACCAGCTGTTGAAGCTCCCCACGTTCAAGCCAAATGGGGACTACCGGCTCATTACCGCCGGGGATGGCAGCGAGCATCTGGCTGTCTTCATGAACCTCGGCAGACCGGGCGCTGCCCGGATGCTCCTGCAGATGACGGTGGAGACCGGACCGCTGAGGGATGTCATCCTGCAGCAGCTGCTTATCTTCGGCGCATTGTCGGTAGCGGCTCTGCTGGCCGGGCTGCTGCTGTATTTACCTACACTGCGCAAGACGCTGGTCCCCTTATCCAACATGGGGCATTCGGCCCAGATTATCGATGCCGGCAACCTGAATGTGCGGTTCCCGAAGGAGCAGGGCCAGCTTGAGATCGACCAGCTCTCCCAGTCCTTCAACGGCATGCTGGAGCGGCTGGAAATTTCGTTCAAGAATGAGCGGGAGGCGAAAGAGCAGATGCGCCGGTTCGCCGCCGATGCTTCCCATGAGCTGCGGACGCCGCTGACGTCCATCTACGGCTTCCTGGAGGTGCTGCTGCGCGGAGCTGCCGATAACCGGGAACAGCTCTACAGCGCGCTCAGCAGCATGCACGGTGAAGCCAAGCGGATCAACAAGCTGGTGGAGGACCTGCTTCTGCTCGCCCGGATGGACGGCGCACCCCGGCTGCGGGTCAAGCAGGTGCTGCTGGACGAGCTGATCGACGACATGCAGGCGCAGCTCCGGGTACTGGCCGGAGAACGGCAGGTTGTCTTCGACCTGGCCTGCGGCATCCGGTGCCTGGTTGATCCTGACCAGATCAGACAGGTCCTTCTTAATCTATTCCACAATGCGGTTCAGCATACCGATTCGGTCAAGGGCATCATCCATATATCTCTGCACGCCGGGGGAGAACTGGCAGAGCTGACCGTAAAGGATAACGGCTCCGGCATCTCTGCAGAGCATCTCCCGCATGTCTTCGACCGTTTCTACCGCAGCGATTCCTCCCGCACACGCAAATACGGCGGCTCCGGGCTTGGGTTATCGATTACGAGGTCCATTGCCGAAGCGCATCAGGGAGAGGTGACGGTATCCAGCACTCCGGGTGAGGGCGCTGCCTTCAAGGTCTCCCTTCCATGCCTGCGGGATTAG
- a CDS encoding response regulator transcription factor, with amino-acid sequence MKAAQGVRLLLVDDEPHILQFLELGLINEGFEVQTAADGAEALAAAADFKPHVVILDVMMPGMDGFEVCRCLRSEEAEVAIIMLTARDEVDDRVTGLSLGADDYMVKPFSFEELLARIQARLRNQFPGLLGEVRCGPFRIDGRRKEIRHKEEVLELSPTEYELLQYLVINHGLVLSKPMILDKVWGYDFGGEENIVEVYIRSLREKLGDKEHRIIRTLRGAGYRVDLV; translated from the coding sequence ATGAAAGCAGCCCAAGGTGTCCGGCTACTCCTGGTGGATGATGAGCCTCATATCCTTCAGTTCCTGGAGCTGGGCCTGATCAATGAAGGCTTTGAGGTACAGACCGCCGCAGATGGTGCTGAGGCGCTGGCAGCGGCGGCCGACTTCAAGCCGCATGTCGTTATTCTCGATGTGATGATGCCCGGCATGGACGGATTCGAGGTCTGCAGGTGCCTCCGTTCCGAGGAAGCGGAGGTGGCGATCATTATGCTGACCGCTAGGGATGAGGTAGACGACCGCGTCACGGGCCTGTCCCTGGGCGCAGATGATTACATGGTGAAGCCGTTCAGCTTCGAGGAGCTGCTGGCCCGGATTCAGGCCCGGCTGCGCAACCAGTTCCCCGGCCTGCTCGGCGAGGTCCGCTGCGGCCCCTTCCGGATTGACGGCCGCCGCAAAGAGATCCGCCATAAGGAGGAAGTGCTGGAGCTGTCTCCGACCGAATATGAGCTGCTGCAGTATCTGGTGATCAACCACGGACTGGTCCTGAGCAAGCCGATGATTCTGGACAAGGTGTGGGGCTATGACTTCGGCGGGGAGGAGAATATCGTGGAGGTCTATATCCGCTCCCTCCGGGAGAAGCTCGGCGATAAGGAACACCGGATCATCCGCACCCTGCGCGGGGCGGGGTACCGGGTGGATCTGGTATGA
- a CDS encoding glucose-1-phosphate adenylyltransferase yields the protein MKKKEMVAMLLAGGQGKRLKSLTKSIAKPAVYFGGTYRIIDFPLSNCSNSGIDTVGVLTQYEPLVLHSYIGVGSDWDLNRKDGGVFVLPPHERENGSSWYRGTADAIYRNLKFVDQFDPEHVLILSGDHIYKMDYHAMLQYHKSKNADCTISVIDVPLEEASRFGILNTEDDLKIYEFEEKPAQPKSTLASMGVYIFKWDVLRKHLLEDGENAGSSHDFGKDIIPMMLGEGQSLYAYPFEGYWRDVGTVDSLWEANMDLLSDTPPLNLNDTGWRIFTRNPNQPAQYVAPGAKVSSCIINEGCIVHGEVKHSVLFYGVEVGEGSVITDSVIMPKVKIGKNVRIHKAIISQNTVIEDNMEIGVDRENEDEILLIDRRSKKLKSVAAKTI from the coding sequence ATGAAGAAAAAAGAGATGGTAGCCATGCTATTGGCGGGAGGCCAAGGGAAAAGATTAAAAAGTTTGACCAAATCGATTGCCAAACCGGCTGTTTATTTCGGAGGAACCTACCGGATCATCGACTTCCCCCTAAGTAACTGCTCGAATTCGGGCATCGATACCGTGGGTGTGCTGACACAATATGAACCGCTGGTGCTGCATTCGTATATCGGAGTCGGCAGTGACTGGGATTTGAACCGCAAGGATGGCGGCGTATTCGTATTGCCGCCGCATGAACGGGAGAATGGAAGCAGCTGGTACCGGGGAACGGCGGATGCCATTTACCGCAATCTTAAGTTCGTGGATCAATTTGATCCGGAGCATGTATTAATTCTGTCGGGAGACCATATTTACAAGATGGATTATCATGCCATGCTGCAATATCACAAATCCAAGAACGCCGACTGCACCATCTCGGTCATTGACGTTCCATTGGAGGAAGCGAGCCGCTTCGGCATACTGAATACGGAAGATGATCTGAAGATTTACGAGTTCGAAGAGAAGCCAGCCCAGCCTAAGAGCACACTTGCTTCTATGGGAGTATATATTTTCAAATGGGATGTTCTGCGCAAGCATCTGCTTGAGGACGGAGAGAACGCCGGATCATCCCATGACTTCGGTAAGGACATTATTCCGATGATGCTGGGTGAAGGCCAATCCCTGTACGCTTATCCTTTTGAAGGCTACTGGAGAGATGTAGGTACGGTAGACAGTCTGTGGGAAGCGAATATGGATCTCCTGAGCGATACGCCTCCCCTGAACCTGAATGATACCGGCTGGAGAATATTCACCCGTAATCCGAATCAGCCTGCACAATATGTGGCACCGGGTGCCAAGGTATCGAGCTGCATCATTAATGAGGGCTGCATCGTGCATGGCGAGGTGAAGCACTCTGTCCTCTTTTACGGGGTTGAAGTGGGCGAAGGCAGTGTCATCACCGATTCAGTCATTATGCCCAAGGTGAAGATCGGCAAGAACGTGAGAATTCACAAAGCGATCATCAGTCAGAACACGGTCATTGAGGATAATATGGAAATCGGCGTCGACCGGGAGAATGAGGATGAAATCCTCCTGATCGACAGACGAAGCAAGAAGCTCAAATCTGTAGCAGCCAAAACCATATAA
- the glgD gene encoding glucose-1-phosphate adenylyltransferase subunit GlgD, producing the protein MKELMGVINLDHELDNLNELTYFRCGAAVPFASRYRLIDFVLSNMMRAELESVGLFVRRKYRSLMDHLGDGKSWDMNRKHGGLFILPPDWNDPTDTSLGDLQHYHNNLDFFRRASAKYIVFSGSQHINTVDLQDLYQYHLEQGADVTMVYKQIDELQPEHDPCLRVELNEDNVVTNIHHEKHHPNVYLDIFIMEKKLFLEQVEHCIAHGESYFFRDAIQKNRHKFKISAYEYKGYHAVINSLESYYKNSLELLKQENYFGLFKENPVQTKIKYEAPTRYLDSASVSNSLVANGCVIAGTVENSVIFRGVQIRKGARIINSVIMQKCVIEENAVIENVIMDKDVHLSKDRILVGDSRRPFVIAKSSKI; encoded by the coding sequence ATGAAAGAGCTTATGGGCGTAATTAATCTTGATCATGAACTGGATAATTTAAATGAATTGACCTATTTCCGCTGCGGGGCAGCGGTCCCCTTCGCCAGCCGTTACCGGCTGATTGACTTCGTCTTGTCCAACATGATGCGTGCAGAGCTGGAGAGCGTGGGACTGTTCGTCCGCCGCAAATACCGGTCGCTGATGGATCATCTCGGCGACGGCAAATCGTGGGATATGAACCGCAAGCATGGCGGATTGTTCATCCTGCCGCCGGACTGGAATGACCCTACGGATACCTCCCTGGGAGACCTGCAGCATTATCATAACAATCTGGATTTTTTCAGAAGGGCTTCGGCCAAATACATCGTCTTCTCCGGCAGCCAGCACATTAACACGGTGGATCTGCAGGACCTCTATCAGTATCACCTGGAGCAGGGCGCGGACGTAACGATGGTCTACAAGCAGATCGACGAGCTTCAGCCGGAGCATGATCCGTGCCTGCGGGTCGAGCTTAATGAAGACAACGTAGTAACGAATATCCACCATGAGAAGCATCATCCGAATGTGTATCTGGACATCTTCATTATGGAGAAGAAGCTGTTCCTGGAGCAGGTGGAGCATTGCATCGCCCATGGCGAGAGCTATTTCTTCCGCGATGCCATTCAGAAGAACCGCCACAAATTCAAAATCTCCGCCTATGAATATAAGGGTTACCATGCCGTTATCAATTCGCTGGAGAGTTACTATAAGAACAGTCTGGAGCTGCTGAAGCAGGAGAATTACTTTGGCCTGTTCAAAGAGAATCCGGTGCAGACCAAGATTAAATACGAGGCACCTACCCGTTATCTGGATAGTGCATCCGTCAGCAACTCGCTGGTGGCCAACGGCTGTGTAATCGCCGGGACGGTGGAGAACAGCGTTATTTTCCGGGGCGTACAGATTCGTAAGGGTGCGAGAATTATTAATTCTGTGATTATGCAGAAATGCGTGATTGAAGAGAATGCCGTGATTGAGAATGTGATCATGGACAAAGATGTGCATCTCAGCAAAGACCGGATACTCGTTGGAGACAGCAGGCGTCCATTTGTCATAGCCAAGAGCAGCAAGATATAA
- a CDS encoding glycogen/starch/alpha-glucan phosphorylase, whose product MFNDKETFKQVFREKLIGKLGKPLEEASNADIYNILGNMIRESAGKDWADTNQKFKIDKDKQVYYFSMEFLIGRLLGNNLLNMGVLEVVREGLADLGFCLQDIEEVEADAGLGNGGLGRLAACFLDSLASLQYAGHGCGIRYKYGLFEQKIVDGYQVELPDYWLQNDNVWEVRREDKQVEVHFWGHVDTRWENDELVFEHKDYEAVRAVPYDIPVIGADRRHVNTLRNWSAESITQPSRVFGTLGGTDYHKFLEYKRSVESISEFLYPDDSQYEGKLLRLKQQYFLCSAGLQSIIRTFAKTGLPIDSLPDKVALHINDTHPTLVIPELMRILMDVYHLGWDQAWSMTTRMVSYTNHTILSEALEKWPIGMVRELLPRIFLIIEEINARFCGELMSKYPGDQDRINQMAIIHDDQVRMAHLAIVASHSVNGVAALHTEILQKREMRLFNEMYPHRFNNKTNGITHRRWLQHANPELAGLISESIGTRWMHQPQEMIGLIKYSEDASFQEQVAAIKRRNKLHLAEYITNKHGIAVDPDSIFDVQVKRLHAYKRQLLNVLHIMHLYNQIKDNPSINIVPRTFIFGAKAAPSYHLAKRIIKLINTVADVVNRDPDINGKIRIFFLENYSVSLAEKIIPAADVSEQISTASKEASGTGNMKFMMNGALTIGTMDGANVEMHEMVGDNNMFLFGLRAEQVLDYYQYGGYHARDIYNGDGRVKEVLDQLIVPGPFCSHAQEFDTLFQSLIDNNDEFFVLKDFASYVETHVKIDLAYRNQKEWLKKSIINIGHSGKFSSDNTISRYAAEIWHIDPVRL is encoded by the coding sequence TTGTTCAACGATAAAGAGACTTTCAAACAAGTGTTCCGTGAGAAACTCATCGGGAAATTAGGCAAGCCGCTTGAAGAAGCTTCGAACGCCGACATTTATAATATTCTCGGCAACATGATCCGGGAGAGTGCCGGTAAGGACTGGGCGGACACCAATCAGAAGTTCAAGATCGACAAGGATAAGCAGGTATATTATTTCTCCATGGAATTCCTGATCGGCAGGCTGTTGGGCAATAACCTGCTGAATATGGGCGTGCTGGAGGTTGTCCGCGAGGGCCTCGCGGATCTGGGGTTCTGTCTGCAGGATATCGAAGAGGTGGAAGCCGATGCCGGTCTGGGCAACGGGGGGTTGGGGCGTCTGGCCGCCTGCTTCCTGGATTCACTCGCTTCCCTGCAATATGCAGGACACGGCTGCGGCATCCGTTATAAATACGGATTGTTCGAGCAGAAGATTGTAGACGGCTATCAGGTGGAGCTGCCGGATTACTGGCTGCAGAATGACAACGTGTGGGAAGTACGCCGCGAGGACAAACAGGTCGAGGTGCATTTCTGGGGACATGTGGACACCCGCTGGGAGAATGATGAGCTTGTGTTCGAGCACAAGGATTATGAAGCCGTACGGGCGGTTCCGTATGATATTCCGGTGATCGGTGCCGACCGCAGACATGTGAACACGCTGCGGAACTGGAGTGCCGAGTCCATCACCCAGCCATCGAGAGTCTTCGGCACGCTGGGCGGTACGGATTATCACAAGTTCCTCGAATACAAGCGTTCGGTGGAATCCATCTCGGAATTCCTGTACCCCGATGATTCCCAGTACGAAGGCAAGCTGCTTCGTCTGAAGCAGCAGTACTTCCTGTGCAGTGCCGGCCTGCAGAGTATTATCCGGACCTTCGCCAAGACGGGCCTGCCGATTGACAGCCTGCCTGACAAGGTAGCCCTGCATATTAATGACACTCACCCTACGCTGGTGATCCCAGAGCTGATGCGCATTCTGATGGATGTCTATCATCTGGGCTGGGATCAGGCCTGGAGCATGACTACCCGGATGGTGTCGTATACCAACCATACCATTCTGAGCGAAGCGCTGGAGAAGTGGCCGATCGGCATGGTCAGAGAGCTGCTTCCGCGCATCTTCCTGATTATTGAGGAGATTAACGCCCGCTTCTGCGGCGAGCTGATGAGCAAATATCCCGGAGATCAGGACCGGATCAACCAGATGGCGATCATCCATGATGATCAGGTACGGATGGCGCATCTGGCGATTGTGGCCAGCCACAGTGTGAACGGTGTAGCGGCGCTGCATACGGAGATTCTGCAAAAGCGTGAGATGCGGCTGTTCAATGAGATGTATCCGCACCGCTTCAATAACAAGACCAACGGCATTACGCACCGCCGCTGGCTGCAGCATGCCAATCCCGAGCTTGCCGGACTAATCAGTGAGTCGATCGGCACCCGCTGGATGCATCAGCCCCAGGAGATGATCGGACTGATCAAATACAGTGAGGATGCCTCCTTCCAGGAGCAGGTGGCTGCCATCAAACGCCGCAACAAGCTGCATCTGGCTGAATATATCACGAATAAGCATGGTATTGCGGTAGATCCCGACTCGATCTTCGATGTACAGGTGAAGCGCCTGCATGCTTATAAGCGCCAGCTGCTGAACGTGCTTCATATTATGCATTTGTATAATCAGATCAAGGATAATCCATCCATTAATATCGTGCCGCGGACCTTCATCTTCGGTGCCAAGGCCGCTCCAAGCTATCATCTGGCCAAGCGGATCATTAAGCTGATCAATACAGTGGCTGATGTAGTGAACCGGGATCCGGACATTAACGGGAAGATCCGTATCTTCTTCCTGGAGAATTATTCGGTATCGCTGGCGGAGAAGATTATTCCGGCCGCCGATGTCAGCGAGCAGATCTCCACGGCGAGTAAGGAAGCCTCTGGTACCGGCAATATGAAGTTCATGATGAACGGTGCGCTGACGATTGGAACCATGGACGGGGCTAACGTGGAGATGCATGAGATGGTAGGGGACAATAATATGTTCCTGTTCGGCCTACGGGCAGAGCAGGTACTTGATTATTACCAGTACGGCGGATACCACGCCCGCGATATCTATAATGGCGACGGCCGGGTAAAAGAAGTCTTGGATCAGCTAATCGTCCCTGGTCCCTTCTGCTCCCATGCCCAGGAGTTCGATACGCTCTTCCAGTCGCTGATTGACAACAATGACGAATTCTTCGTGCTTAAGGATTTCGCCAGCTATGTGGAGACCCATGTCAAGATTGACCTGGCTTACCGGAACCAGAAGGAATGGCTGAAGAAGTCCATCATCAATATCGGCCATTCCGGCAAATTCTCCAGCGACAATACGATTAGCCGCTACGCCGCCGAGATCTGGCATATCGATCCGGTCCGGTTATAA
- a CDS encoding GAF domain-containing protein: MFQAMPYDGTRSERFEAVLSQLGALMEGEPNAIANLANASALLKLSLPDTNWTGFYLFDGTELVLGPFQGLPACIRIPLGRGVCGTAAAERRTLVVGDVHAFPGHIACDAASNSEIVVPLVKGDTLYGVLDIDSPLKHRFDDEERRFLERFAAMVSEVL; encoded by the coding sequence ATGTTTCAAGCCATGCCTTATGACGGCACTCGCAGCGAACGGTTCGAAGCCGTTCTCAGCCAGCTCGGGGCACTGATGGAGGGTGAACCGAACGCCATTGCCAACTTGGCCAACGCTTCGGCGCTGTTAAAGCTCTCTCTGCCGGACACCAACTGGACCGGTTTCTACTTGTTTGACGGCACAGAGCTGGTGCTCGGCCCCTTCCAGGGACTTCCGGCCTGCATCCGCATACCGCTGGGCCGCGGTGTCTGCGGAACCGCAGCCGCAGAGCGCCGCACGCTAGTGGTAGGCGATGTTCATGCCTTCCCGGGACATATTGCCTGCGATGCTGCCTCTAACAGCGAAATTGTTGTTCCACTGGTCAAAGGGGACACCCTCTATGGCGTACTGGATATCGACAGCCCGCTCAAGCACCGCTTCGACGACGAGGAGCGCCGCTTCCTCGAACGGTTCGCAGCCATGGTATCCGAGGTGCTGTAA
- a CDS encoding GNAT family N-acetyltransferase, with protein sequence MYVCGGAIPELSGRRVRLRAMLPGDAQALFAIWSHPAVAPWLDGPPLSSVEDAEALITLLAGWAVEEESLRWSILNPEGSVIGSCGYNHWQLQGAYRGEIGFELSPAAMRQGYMREALMLALAFGFHSMGLNRMEALCHPDNLRAERLLTGLGFRQEGLLRQYRHTASGYQDVVMYSLLLGDTGAGERTERI encoded by the coding sequence ATGTATGTGTGCGGGGGGGCTATCCCGGAGTTAAGCGGACGGAGGGTGCGTCTGCGGGCGATGCTGCCGGGGGATGCGCAGGCGCTGTTCGCGATTTGGAGCCATCCGGCAGTAGCGCCCTGGCTGGATGGTCCGCCTCTGTCCTCTGTGGAGGATGCAGAAGCACTAATTACCCTGCTGGCGGGGTGGGCGGTGGAGGAAGAGAGCCTGCGCTGGAGCATCCTGAACCCGGAAGGCAGTGTCATCGGAAGCTGCGGCTATAACCACTGGCAGCTTCAAGGCGCTTACCGGGGAGAGATCGGCTTCGAGCTGTCACCGGCAGCCATGCGCCAGGGGTATATGCGGGAAGCGCTTATGCTTGCGCTTGCGTTCGGCTTCCATAGCATGGGGCTGAACCGGATGGAAGCCCTGTGCCACCCGGACAACCTTCGCGCAGAGCGGCTGCTCACGGGACTTGGCTTCCGGCAGGAAGGGCTGCTGCGGCAATACCGGCATACGGCATCGGGCTATCAGGATGTAGTGATGTATTCCCTGCTGCTAGGCGATACGGGCGCAGGAGAGAGAACAGAGAGAATATAG